A stretch of DNA from Candidatus Eisenbacteria bacterium:
CGTCTGCAACGCGCACTGCGGGCACTGCCTTCTCGGCGCGGTCCGTCCGGCGACCCAGGAACTCAGCGTCGACGAGTACGAGAAGATCTCCCGCAGCATGGGGAAGATCCTCTTCCTCCTCCCCACGGGAGGGGAGCCCTTTCTCCGGGACGATCTCTCCGAGATCGTGCGGATCTTTTGTAGGAACAACCGGGTCGCCAACGTGGGGATCCCGACGAACGGATCGCTCACCGTGAAGGTCGTCGAGCAGGTGCGCCGCATGCTCGCCGAGAACCCGGGCGTCGATCTTGCGATCGACGTGTCGATCGACGCGCTCGGAGAGGAGCACGATCGGCTGCGCGCCCTTCCCGGACTTTTCGAGAAGTGCCTTTGGACTCTCCGCGAGCTCCAGACGATCGAGAAGGAACACCGGAACTTCAACGTCAACGTCTGCACCACCATGTCCGCCTTCAACCAGAAACATGCGCTCGAGACCACCTCGGTCTTGCGACGCGAGCACGGGGTCCGAAACATCAACAATCTCGTCGCGCGGAAGGGGGCCCGCTCGGAGAGCGCGCTCGGAGTAGACGCCCGTCTCTACGAGGCGTGGGCGAAACGCCTTCGCGAGGAGACGGAGACCGATCTCCTGAACGGATATCACGACTATCCCGGAGCGGACGTGATCAACGCGATGAAGAACATCCGCCAGGACATGATCACGCGCATCGTGCGGGGGGAGAAGGGGTATCAGGTCCCCTGCTACGCGGCGAACCTCGCGGGCGTCATCTATGCCGGCGGAGACGTCTATCCGTGCGAGATCCTCGAGGAGCCGCTCGGGAACCTCCGGGAAGTCAACTACGACTTCCGCAAGATCTGGTTCTCGAAGAAGACGGAAGAGGTGCGGCTGAGGATCCGCGAGACGAAGTGCTACTGCACCTACGAGTGCTTTCTCACCAACAACATCCTCTTCACACCGCGGATGCTCCCGAAGGTGGCGATCGAGTACGGGCGGCTGA
This window harbors:
- a CDS encoding radical SAM protein; its protein translation is MSFLAYARYAGRIFKKRGADPHYIVLFVTDVCNAHCGHCLLGAVRPATQELSVDEYEKISRSMGKILFLLPTGGEPFLRDDLSEIVRIFCRNNRVANVGIPTNGSLTVKVVEQVRRMLAENPGVDLAIDVSIDALGEEHDRLRALPGLFEKCLWTLRELQTIEKEHRNFNVNVCTTMSAFNQKHALETTSVLRREHGVRNINNLVARKGARSESALGVDARLYEAWAKRLREETETDLLNGYHDYPGADVINAMKNIRQDMITRIVRGEKGYQVPCYAANLAGVIYAGGDVYPCEILEEPLGNLREVNYDFRKIWFSKKTEEVRLRIRETKCYCTYECFLTNNILFTPRMLPKVAIEYGRLKARRALSKMGFGS